In Brevibacillus brevis NBRC 100599, a single genomic region encodes these proteins:
- the nuoK gene encoding NADH-quinone oxidoreductase subunit NuoK, protein MTVSISSYLMVALILFCVGLYGALTKRNAVVVLLSIELMLNAVNINLVAFSKFGLYPSVTGQIFTLFTMTVAAAEVAVGLAILIALYRNKETVNVDEMNQMKR, encoded by the coding sequence ATGACAGTAAGCATTTCCTCCTACTTAATGGTCGCTCTGATTCTCTTTTGTGTAGGCCTGTACGGCGCATTGACGAAGCGAAATGCAGTCGTCGTCTTGCTATCAATCGAGCTGATGCTGAATGCTGTGAATATTAACCTGGTCGCCTTTTCCAAATTCGGACTGTATCCATCGGTGACGGGACAGATCTTTACCTTGTTCACGATGACGGTTGCAGCTGCCGAGGTTGCTGTAGGGCTAGCGATTCTGATCGCGCTGTACCGCAACAAGGAGACCGTGAATGTAGACGAAATGAACCAAATGAAACGATAA
- a CDS encoding NADH-quinone oxidoreductase subunit D encodes MNHNILTTHVDTSSETGLRTEEMLLNVGPQHPSTHGVFRLVVKIDGETIKEAIPVMGYLHRGTEKLAENLTYTQIIPYTDRMDYVSAMTNNYVLCHAVETMMGLEIPERAQFLRLIAMELNRVASHLVWWGTFLLDIGAMGPFLYAFRDRETILDLFNELCGARMTFNYMRVGGVKWDAPPGWVDKAKEFVQYMKKELNNYHQLVTGNEIFINRLIGIGKFDTKTALDYSLSGVMLRSTGVKWDLRKDEPYCIYDRFEFDVPTATEGDCMARYHLRMAEIEQSLRILEQALEQFPSEGEVMGKVPRVIRPPAGETYVRIESPRGEIGCYIASQGKDKPWRLKFRRPSFTNLQILPKLLQGENLSNMVAILGSIDIVLGEVDC; translated from the coding sequence ATGAACCATAACATCCTCACGACTCATGTTGATACCTCTTCTGAAACAGGACTTCGTACGGAAGAGATGTTATTAAACGTAGGTCCACAGCATCCGAGTACACATGGAGTATTTCGTTTGGTAGTAAAAATCGATGGGGAAACCATTAAAGAAGCGATTCCGGTGATGGGCTACCTGCATCGAGGTACAGAGAAACTGGCAGAAAACTTGACCTATACGCAAATTATCCCTTATACAGACCGTATGGACTACGTGTCCGCCATGACCAACAACTACGTTCTCTGTCACGCAGTAGAAACGATGATGGGGTTGGAGATTCCAGAACGAGCTCAGTTTTTGCGATTGATCGCAATGGAGTTGAACCGGGTGGCGAGCCATTTGGTTTGGTGGGGAACGTTTCTTTTGGATATTGGTGCGATGGGGCCCTTCCTATATGCATTCCGTGATCGGGAGACGATCCTGGATTTGTTTAATGAACTGTGCGGGGCGCGGATGACCTTTAACTACATGCGCGTAGGCGGAGTGAAATGGGATGCACCTCCAGGCTGGGTCGACAAAGCCAAAGAATTTGTTCAGTACATGAAGAAAGAATTGAATAATTACCACCAGCTGGTGACAGGGAATGAGATTTTTATCAACCGTCTCATAGGAATTGGAAAGTTCGATACAAAAACGGCATTGGATTACTCGCTATCAGGTGTCATGCTCCGCTCGACAGGTGTCAAGTGGGATCTGCGCAAGGACGAACCGTATTGCATTTACGATCGTTTTGAATTTGATGTGCCAACAGCGACTGAGGGAGATTGCATGGCGCGCTATCATCTGCGCATGGCTGAAATTGAACAATCTCTGCGAATTCTTGAGCAGGCATTGGAGCAATTTCCAAGTGAAGGTGAAGTCATGGGCAAAGTACCACGTGTGATTCGCCCGCCTGCCGGGGAGACATATGTGCGCATCGAGTCACCGAGGGGAGAAATTGGTTGTTACATTGCCAGTCAAGGTAAGGATAAACCGTGGAGATTGAAGTTTAGACGACCTTCGTTTACCAATCTGCAAATTCTGCCTAAGCTGTTGCAGGGGGAAAACCTCTCGAACATGGTTGCCATCCTGGGCAGTATCGACATCGTGCTCGGGGAGGTTGACTGTTGA
- the nuoI gene encoding NADH-quinone oxidoreductase subunit NuoI → MLGLAKGLGYTFKKLTEKKVTHFYPDVPFPMPPRFRGIQHFSPEKCIVCNQCARICPTECIQLTGKPHPDPEKKGKIIDTYDINFELCILCDLCTEVCPTEAIVMTNNFELAAYSRDELYKNLKWLDDNNTNVREEN, encoded by the coding sequence ATGCTAGGACTGGCCAAAGGCCTGGGGTATACATTTAAAAAGCTCACGGAGAAAAAAGTAACCCATTTCTATCCGGATGTGCCCTTTCCAATGCCGCCTCGTTTTCGCGGTATTCAGCACTTTTCTCCTGAAAAATGCATCGTCTGCAACCAATGCGCACGCATTTGTCCGACGGAGTGTATTCAACTGACAGGGAAGCCCCATCCTGATCCGGAGAAAAAGGGAAAGATTATCGATACGTATGATATCAATTTTGAGTTGTGCATTTTATGCGATCTGTGTACAGAGGTTTGTCCCACTGAAGCGATTGTAATGACAAATAACTTCGAGCTGGCTGCCTATAGCCGGGACGAATTGTACAAAAACTTGAAATGGCTGGACGACAACAATACGAACGTCAGGGAGGAGAATTAG
- a CDS encoding complex I subunit 4 family protein: protein MGNILLSSLVFSPLLAIIVMAFIPNRHAGVIKQVGIYGTLPALILAGWMFGMFNYETANLQFVEKHSWISIPIGMAQAGTVFAFEINYELGIDGISMPLILLTAIIGTLAAIASWQIKKRQKEYFILFHLLLIGMLGVFAADNLFLFFIFFELTLVPMYFLIGIWGYGEREQAANKFLLYNGIGSGIMLLAFIVIFVIMRTLNIDEITAILTTPGHPITEILTPEMRFGIFLVLFIAFAIKLPVFPFHTWMLRVHVQAPPSIVMIHSGILLKMGAYGLLRMGIGFFPEQAYDFSMWIAVLGIINILYGAVLAFVQKDLKMVLAYSSISHMGIVLLGFASMNTIGFQGAMFQVVSHGFISALLFFLIGVIWDRTQTSMLDDLGGLAKSMPFVSGVLLAGGMASLGLPGMSGFISEFFAFLGLFGRLPVMAAVGAIGIVLTAVYLLRAILKTTFGPTPGRCTGLADAQPMEVIPMVVLLGCIILIGVYPAVLGNPMQQALKTIVPIVTGIGG from the coding sequence TTGGGTAATATCCTTTTGTCATCACTGGTGTTCTCTCCGCTGCTGGCGATTATCGTCATGGCTTTTATCCCCAATCGACATGCAGGTGTGATCAAGCAGGTCGGGATTTATGGAACGTTGCCGGCACTTATCTTGGCAGGTTGGATGTTCGGCATGTTTAATTACGAGACAGCCAATCTGCAGTTCGTAGAAAAGCACAGTTGGATTTCGATTCCGATTGGAATGGCTCAGGCAGGCACAGTCTTTGCTTTTGAGATCAACTATGAACTCGGTATAGATGGTATTTCGATGCCATTGATTTTGCTGACGGCGATTATCGGTACCCTCGCAGCAATTGCTTCGTGGCAGATCAAGAAGAGGCAGAAGGAGTATTTTATCCTGTTTCACTTGCTGTTGATCGGCATGTTGGGAGTCTTTGCTGCAGACAATCTGTTTCTGTTCTTCATTTTCTTTGAGCTGACACTCGTACCGATGTACTTCCTCATCGGGATTTGGGGATATGGAGAGCGCGAACAAGCAGCGAACAAATTCCTGTTGTATAACGGAATCGGTTCAGGGATCATGCTGCTGGCTTTCATCGTGATTTTTGTCATCATGCGGACGCTCAATATCGATGAAATAACGGCGATCCTGACGACACCAGGGCATCCGATAACCGAAATCCTTACGCCGGAAATGCGTTTTGGCATCTTCCTAGTGCTATTTATCGCTTTTGCGATCAAGCTGCCAGTATTTCCGTTCCACACGTGGATGCTACGCGTTCACGTACAGGCTCCACCTTCTATCGTCATGATTCACTCCGGTATTTTGCTGAAGATGGGGGCGTACGGTCTTTTGCGGATGGGAATCGGTTTTTTCCCAGAGCAGGCCTATGACTTCTCTATGTGGATAGCCGTTTTGGGGATTATCAACATTTTGTATGGGGCTGTGTTGGCCTTCGTACAAAAGGATTTAAAAATGGTGCTGGCTTACTCCAGTATCAGCCATATGGGTATCGTCTTGCTCGGTTTCGCATCGATGAACACGATCGGATTTCAGGGAGCGATGTTCCAGGTGGTATCGCACGGCTTTATCTCAGCACTGCTCTTCTTCTTGATCGGTGTCATTTGGGATCGGACGCAGACATCGATGCTCGACGATTTGGGCGGTTTAGCCAAATCCATGCCGTTTGTCAGCGGCGTGCTATTGGCAGGCGGGATGGCTTCACTCGGACTTCCGGGCATGTCCGGATTCATTAGTGAGTTCTTTGCCTTCCTCGGTCTGTTTGGTCGTTTGCCAGTAATGGCAGCAGTGGGAGCGATCGGGATTGTCCTCACGGCGGTTTATTTACTCAGAGCGATCTTGAAAACGACTTTTGGCCCTACTCCGGGTAGATGTACAGGACTTGCTGATGCACAGCCGATGGAAGTCATCCCGATGGTAGTCCTATTGGGATGTATTATTCTCATCGGGGTTTATCCGGCAGTTCTGGGGAATCCGATGCAGCAGGCGCTGAAAACGATCGTACCTATCGTAACGGGAATAGGAGGGTAA
- a CDS encoding DUF1146 family protein, whose product MSQEVYGLLSIILSIAFIGLAWWALQSFRFDKILKKPNGAQAKLLQIILSIVIGYELSRFFLDYLGWSLTFGNLFN is encoded by the coding sequence ATGTCACAAGAAGTATATGGCTTGTTGAGCATCATTTTATCGATTGCGTTTATTGGGCTCGCTTGGTGGGCGTTGCAATCCTTTCGCTTTGATAAGATTTTGAAAAAACCAAATGGTGCTCAGGCGAAGCTGTTGCAAATTATTCTTTCCATTGTGATTGGATATGAACTGTCCCGCTTTTTCCTTGATTACTTGGGCTGGTCCCTGACATTCGGGAATTTGTTCAACTAA
- a CDS encoding NADH-quinone oxidoreductase subunit C, with translation MSDEKRKPTPEEKAAAAAEARAKAEALRKLREQEAQASQEASPVEASQEPQEEVSAPEQKPKPVSEMTPEEKAAAKKAAAAEAIAKAKAAKEQVEATPPPAKPVSEMTPEEKAAAKKAAAAEALAKAKAAKEQAEATPSPAKPVSEMTPEEKAAAKKAAAAEALAKAKAAKEAKEAVENGADTADSAPDVDAKAKAAAAAKAKAAAAAAAKAKATREAGGDESGDDDAKAKAAAKAKAAAAAAAKAKATQATGDETPAEEAPKAPSKNQPYLDKYVSRISEAFGQEVIEASYINELGKEVPTLTIQNERWHQVAQFLRDDEQLSFEYLSDLHGVDYEDRLEVYYHFYSYKNRQSLAVKVKTSREESKVASVMDLWHGANWNERETFDLLGIHFPGHKDLRRILLPDDWVGYPLRKDYVQYDEEV, from the coding sequence ATGAGCGACGAGAAACGCAAGCCGACGCCGGAGGAAAAGGCAGCGGCAGCCGCTGAAGCCCGTGCCAAGGCGGAAGCTTTGCGAAAATTAAGAGAACAGGAAGCGCAGGCTTCCCAAGAGGCGAGCCCAGTGGAGGCATCGCAAGAGCCACAAGAGGAAGTCTCTGCTCCGGAACAGAAACCAAAACCAGTGTCGGAAATGACGCCTGAGGAAAAAGCCGCAGCTAAGAAAGCAGCAGCGGCTGAAGCCATTGCCAAGGCAAAAGCGGCGAAGGAACAGGTGGAAGCTACTCCACCGCCAGCAAAGCCAGTGTCGGAAATGACGCCGGAAGAAAAAGCCGCAGCCAAGAAAGCGGCTGCCGCAGAAGCACTAGCCAAGGCAAAAGCAGCGAAGGAACAGGCGGAAGCTACTCCATCGCCAGCAAAGCCAGTGTCGGAAATGACGCCGGAAGAAAAAGCCGCAGCCAAGAAAGCGGCTGCCGCAGAAGCACTAGCCAAGGCAAAAGCAGCGAAGGAAGCAAAAGAAGCCGTGGAAAATGGAGCAGATACAGCTGATTCCGCTCCAGATGTGGATGCCAAGGCGAAGGCCGCCGCTGCCGCAAAAGCCAAGGCTGCCGCCGCAGCAGCTGCTAAGGCAAAAGCCACTCGTGAAGCAGGCGGGGATGAATCCGGTGATGACGATGCCAAGGCGAAGGCCGCCGCAAAAGCCAAAGCCGCCGCCGCAGCAGCAGCGAAGGCAAAAGCAACGCAAGCAACTGGGGATGAGACCCCGGCAGAGGAAGCGCCGAAAGCGCCTTCCAAAAACCAGCCCTATCTTGATAAATACGTTTCACGAATTTCCGAAGCATTTGGACAGGAAGTCATCGAGGCTTCGTATATTAACGAGCTAGGTAAGGAAGTTCCGACTCTCACCATTCAAAATGAACGTTGGCATCAAGTTGCCCAATTTTTAAGAGATGATGAGCAATTGAGTTTTGAGTACCTGTCCGATCTTCACGGTGTCGATTACGAGGATCGCCTGGAGGTATACTACCACTTTTATTCCTACAAAAATCGTCAAAGCTTGGCAGTAAAGGTCAAAACGAGCAGAGAAGAGTCAAAAGTTGCTTCTGTAATGGACCTCTGGCATGGCGCAAATTGGAATGAAAGAGAGACTTTTGACCTTTTGGGTATTCATTTCCCGGGACATAAGGATTTACGTCGAATCCTGTTGCCGGATGATTGGGTAGGGTATCCGCTGCGCAAAGATTATGTGCAATACGACGAGGAGGTTTAG
- the nuoH gene encoding NADH-quinone oxidoreductase subunit NuoH: MMNTLLQQAPSWGTTLWFIIAAVLLLAVVLGFVTYAIYFERKVIGWMQLRIGPNRVGPLGLLQTVADVAKLLLKEDIRPQHADKALFTLAPILAYAPAFAVLAVMPFTDSIRFADLGIGLLYYIALSGITVLGVITAGWASNNKYSLIGGLRSAAQMISYEVPLVMSVVGIVLLTGSMNLKDIVEAQRDVWNIVPQFIGFAVFIIAAQAELNRTPFDLPEAESELVGGYHVEYSGFRFAMFMLAEYVYMFGMGALITILFFGGWLPIHPSLDFIPGIVWFILKFSVYVFLQFWIRATMPRLRVDQLMSFAWKVLLPVALFNILLTAVVVSYQNGMF, translated from the coding sequence TTGATGAATACTCTCTTGCAGCAAGCACCCTCATGGGGGACCACACTTTGGTTTATCATAGCGGCAGTATTACTGCTTGCCGTCGTGTTGGGATTCGTTACGTACGCTATTTACTTCGAGCGTAAAGTGATTGGGTGGATGCAGCTGCGCATCGGGCCGAATCGAGTAGGACCATTGGGACTTCTCCAGACAGTTGCGGATGTTGCCAAGCTGCTACTAAAGGAAGATATTCGTCCACAACACGCTGATAAAGCGTTGTTCACTCTAGCACCAATATTGGCCTACGCCCCTGCTTTTGCGGTATTGGCGGTGATGCCTTTTACGGACAGCATTCGGTTCGCTGATCTGGGAATAGGGCTGTTGTACTATATCGCCTTGTCTGGGATCACCGTCTTAGGCGTGATCACGGCTGGCTGGGCCTCGAATAACAAGTACTCGCTGATCGGGGGTCTACGCTCCGCTGCGCAGATGATCAGCTATGAAGTACCGCTGGTCATGTCCGTGGTGGGTATCGTTCTATTGACGGGCAGTATGAATCTCAAAGATATTGTCGAGGCGCAGCGGGATGTCTGGAATATTGTTCCGCAGTTTATCGGATTTGCTGTATTTATCATTGCTGCCCAGGCCGAGCTGAATCGTACGCCGTTTGACTTGCCGGAAGCAGAGTCGGAGCTCGTTGGCGGTTACCACGTCGAGTACTCCGGTTTCCGTTTTGCGATGTTCATGCTGGCGGAGTATGTGTACATGTTCGGGATGGGTGCCTTGATCACGATTCTCTTTTTTGGTGGATGGTTGCCGATTCATCCATCGCTGGACTTCATTCCGGGAATCGTTTGGTTTATCCTTAAATTTTCTGTTTACGTCTTCCTCCAGTTTTGGATTCGCGCCACGATGCCGCGCTTACGTGTCGATCAACTGATGTCGTTTGCTTGGAAAGTGCTGTTGCCCGTGGCATTGTTCAACATCCTGCTTACAGCTGTAGTGGTTTCTTACCAAAATGGCATGTTCTAG
- a CDS encoding NADH-quinone oxidoreductase subunit J, protein MTGEFVAFFILSLLTIGGAVFMISFTRVVHMVISLGVTFISIAGLFVLLGAEFVGVAQILVYSGAISILMLFGIMLTKHDANDEGTGRTWKNRFILLFVIVLFGLLFWGVQNTPWPAPPPPADAPVNNAKEIGIEVFTKFVIPFELLSVLLLVALVGAIIMAKKEGDNE, encoded by the coding sequence ATGACAGGTGAATTCGTTGCCTTTTTTATCCTGTCCCTTCTGACGATCGGTGGCGCGGTGTTTATGATCAGCTTTACGCGCGTCGTTCACATGGTCATCTCATTGGGTGTTACGTTTATCAGCATTGCAGGTCTGTTTGTTTTGCTGGGAGCGGAGTTCGTCGGGGTCGCACAAATTCTAGTTTATTCAGGGGCTATCTCCATTTTGATGCTCTTTGGAATCATGCTGACCAAGCACGATGCAAACGATGAGGGAACAGGCCGGACATGGAAAAACCGTTTTATCCTGCTTTTCGTAATCGTTCTGTTCGGATTATTGTTCTGGGGTGTGCAAAATACACCGTGGCCTGCGCCACCGCCGCCTGCAGATGCTCCTGTAAACAATGCAAAAGAAATCGGTATCGAAGTATTCACCAAATTCGTCATACCATTTGAGCTGTTGTCTGTTCTGTTGTTGGTCGCGTTGGTCGGTGCGATCATCATGGCGAAAAAGGAGGGGGATAACGAATGA
- a CDS encoding NuoB/complex I 20 kDa subunit family protein — protein sequence MELDLTSIAPELQEELNRNVMFTTLETVKGWVRSNSLWPLTFGLACCAIEMMGTGGARYDLDRFGVIFRASPRQSDVMIVAGTVTKKMAPLLRRLYDQMPEPKWVIAMGSCATAGGPYVRSYSVVKGVDQIVPVDVYIPGCPPNPAALIYGINKLQEKIRYEAKTGKQVTNL from the coding sequence ATGGAACTAGATCTGACAAGCATTGCGCCTGAATTGCAAGAGGAATTGAATCGCAACGTCATGTTCACGACATTGGAAACAGTGAAGGGATGGGTTCGCAGTAACTCGTTGTGGCCATTAACTTTTGGCTTGGCCTGTTGCGCAATCGAGATGATGGGAACGGGTGGGGCGCGTTATGACCTCGACCGGTTTGGCGTTATTTTTCGAGCATCCCCAAGACAATCTGATGTCATGATCGTAGCCGGAACCGTCACGAAAAAGATGGCACCACTACTACGCAGGCTGTATGATCAAATGCCTGAACCAAAGTGGGTGATTGCCATGGGCTCCTGTGCGACAGCGGGAGGTCCGTACGTGCGCTCGTACAGCGTTGTAAAAGGTGTAGACCAGATTGTGCCTGTCGACGTATATATTCCGGGTTGTCCGCCTAACCCTGCCGCTTTGATCTACGGAATCAATAAGCTCCAAGAAAAAATCCGTTACGAAGCGAAGACTGGGAAGCAGGTGACCAATCTATGA
- the nuoN gene encoding NADH-quinone oxidoreductase subunit NuoN, whose translation MEVKDIFSYDWSYLLPEFIILGFATFLSLLDLFAGKRLGKQVIGWLSFLGTVIAAIFVIINMNALNKPYSYMIDMIRIDDYGNAFKLIFLAGTAFAILISLSYLKAGEVQHRGEYYYLLLTGLLGAMVMASSADLITLFVGLELLSLSSYVLVGLRKKSRLSNESAFKYVVSGSIATAVLLFGMSYVYGLAGTTHIYEISFRLAEAGMAGYQFLVYTAFAFLAVGLAFKISAAPNHMWAPDVYQGAPTPVTVFLAVVSKAAGFALIFRVMMISFFNVSDGTGSGRFFFEEGSLYLGLMAAASMIIGNTMALRQTNVKRMMAYSGIAQAGYLLVPFVPPTSLFFSEVIFYLFGYLLVSFGAFAVIMVVSREQETEDLKGFAGLYHRSPVMAIAMSIFLLSLAGIPITVGFFGKFYLFMGTLVVENYWLAAIMIITSVISYYYYFGIIRQMYMRPGTTEAPMVVPKGIWTFILIMAIATVFFGAFPGLVTDYIQIHFNPSFDFGNMLSPSSQ comes from the coding sequence ATGGAGGTTAAAGATATTTTCTCATATGACTGGAGCTACCTTCTGCCCGAGTTTATCATTCTTGGCTTTGCTACCTTTTTATCACTGCTGGATCTTTTTGCGGGCAAGCGCCTTGGCAAGCAGGTCATTGGTTGGCTATCCTTCCTGGGAACGGTCATAGCGGCGATCTTTGTGATCATCAATATGAATGCTCTCAATAAGCCATACAGCTACATGATCGACATGATCCGAATCGATGATTACGGTAATGCGTTCAAGCTGATTTTCCTGGCAGGGACAGCTTTCGCCATTCTCATCTCGCTGTCCTATCTGAAAGCAGGAGAAGTCCAGCACAGAGGCGAGTACTACTATTTGCTGCTGACCGGGCTTCTCGGGGCTATGGTCATGGCTTCGTCGGCTGACTTAATTACCTTGTTCGTTGGACTGGAGCTATTGTCTCTCTCGTCCTATGTACTGGTCGGATTGCGAAAAAAATCGCGGCTTTCCAACGAGTCGGCGTTCAAATACGTCGTTTCGGGAAGTATTGCCACGGCTGTGCTCCTGTTCGGGATGTCGTACGTATACGGACTCGCGGGAACCACACATATTTATGAAATCTCATTCCGGTTGGCAGAAGCGGGAATGGCGGGCTATCAGTTCCTCGTCTATACGGCGTTTGCGTTTCTCGCAGTAGGTCTTGCATTCAAAATATCTGCAGCGCCTAACCACATGTGGGCGCCAGATGTTTATCAGGGTGCTCCTACCCCGGTCACTGTTTTCCTAGCAGTTGTGTCAAAAGCAGCAGGTTTCGCGCTGATCTTTCGCGTGATGATGATCTCGTTTTTCAACGTTTCCGATGGAACGGGATCAGGACGGTTCTTTTTCGAAGAGGGAAGCCTCTACCTGGGGCTGATGGCAGCCGCCTCGATGATTATCGGGAACACGATGGCGCTCAGGCAGACAAACGTCAAGCGTATGATGGCTTATTCAGGTATTGCGCAAGCGGGCTATTTGCTCGTGCCGTTTGTACCGCCGACCTCTCTCTTTTTCAGCGAGGTAATCTTCTATCTGTTCGGTTACTTGCTGGTCAGCTTTGGGGCTTTCGCTGTGATTATGGTTGTATCTCGTGAGCAAGAGACAGAGGATTTGAAAGGATTCGCCGGATTGTATCATCGCTCACCAGTGATGGCCATTGCGATGAGCATCTTCCTCTTGTCCTTGGCAGGTATCCCGATTACGGTTGGCTTCTTCGGGAAGTTCTATCTGTTCATGGGTACATTAGTGGTAGAAAACTACTGGCTGGCGGCAATTATGATCATCACCAGCGTCATTTCCTACTACTACTACTTTGGGATTATTCGTCAAATGTACATGCGTCCTGGGACGACTGAGGCACCAATGGTTGTGCCAAAGGGGATTTGGACGTTTATTCTCATCATGGCAATCGCTACCGTATTCTTCGGTGCTTTTCCGGGTCTGGTCACCGACTATATCCAGATTCATTTCAATCCGTCCTTTGATTTTGGGAACATGCTCTCTCCCAGCTCTCAGTGA
- the nuoL gene encoding NADH-quinone oxidoreductase subunit L → MDTLMHYAWLIPLFPLLAFIVIVSFGRQLKEGAAIVGITLTAVSFGIAVLIFWERFQGGGTDYNYVIDWLHIGDIVINMGFEVNPLNAMMLVIVTLVSLLVQIYSKGYMHGDERFPVFYQYLALFTFSMLGLVISPNLLQVYIFWELVGVCSFLLVGYYYFKNEAKAAAKKAFIVTRIGDLGLFIGICLLFWWTGSFEYGAIFESIALGRLEPWMITLAAILIFIGAMGKSGQFPLHTWLPDAMEGPTPVSALIHAATMVAAGVYLVAATYPLFIASDTALTVVAYVGGFTAIFAASIGLTQRDIKRVLAYSTVSQLGYMMMALGVAGAAGYVAGSFHLMTHAFFKALLFLGAGSVIHAVHTQNVFEMGGLWKKMPITALTFLIGCLAIAGIFPFAGFWSKEAILGAVYGAHRYDLLFIALLAAFFTAFYMFRLFFLTFAGKARGKHEAHESPGVMTGPLLVLALLAVVAGFVNTPYAPLLSDWLLSTNTGTAITSIFGGGSEHAAAWLQIVALLISILGVVLAYLMYGKKSISSDTIPETMPWLYQLSYKKYYIDELYHNVIVRPLGWIGFVLDVFDKYIVDGLVGLTAKITQGIGSLHARVQSGQIQSYGAMVIFGLLLLIIAISLTAKGGGLFG, encoded by the coding sequence ATGGATACTCTAATGCACTATGCCTGGCTGATCCCTCTGTTTCCGCTTCTTGCTTTCATCGTGATCGTCTCATTTGGTCGCCAATTGAAAGAAGGAGCGGCCATAGTGGGCATTACCCTAACGGCTGTTTCTTTTGGAATCGCAGTGCTCATCTTCTGGGAGAGATTCCAGGGTGGGGGAACTGATTACAATTATGTGATTGATTGGCTGCATATCGGCGATATCGTGATCAACATGGGATTCGAAGTGAATCCGCTGAATGCCATGATGCTAGTCATTGTGACATTGGTCAGTCTGTTGGTCCAAATCTATTCCAAAGGCTACATGCATGGGGATGAACGCTTTCCAGTGTTTTATCAATACCTGGCGCTGTTCACGTTCTCTATGCTGGGATTAGTCATCTCGCCAAATTTGTTGCAAGTATATATTTTCTGGGAGCTGGTCGGGGTATGCTCCTTTCTGCTCGTTGGCTACTACTACTTCAAGAATGAGGCAAAAGCGGCTGCCAAAAAGGCTTTTATCGTTACACGCATCGGGGATTTGGGTCTGTTCATCGGGATATGTCTATTGTTCTGGTGGACCGGAAGCTTCGAGTACGGGGCGATTTTTGAGAGTATAGCACTCGGACGATTGGAACCATGGATGATTACACTAGCGGCGATCCTCATTTTCATTGGGGCCATGGGGAAATCAGGTCAATTTCCACTTCATACGTGGTTGCCTGATGCCATGGAAGGTCCAACACCTGTGTCTGCATTAATTCACGCGGCAACGATGGTCGCGGCTGGTGTTTATTTGGTCGCTGCTACCTATCCGCTGTTTATCGCATCCGATACGGCTTTGACAGTTGTGGCGTATGTAGGAGGATTCACCGCCATATTTGCAGCTTCGATCGGCCTGACCCAACGGGATATCAAGCGTGTCTTGGCTTATTCCACAGTCAGTCAGCTTGGATACATGATGATGGCATTGGGTGTAGCTGGTGCTGCTGGTTATGTAGCAGGTTCCTTCCATTTGATGACGCACGCGTTTTTTAAAGCATTGCTCTTCCTTGGAGCAGGTAGTGTCATCCATGCCGTACATACGCAGAATGTATTCGAAATGGGTGGCTTGTGGAAAAAGATGCCGATTACCGCTTTGACTTTCTTGATCGGTTGCTTGGCGATTGCGGGGATCTTTCCGTTCGCTGGTTTCTGGTCGAAAGAAGCGATTCTGGGGGCTGTTTACGGAGCGCATCGCTACGATTTGCTGTTCATCGCGCTGCTCGCAGCATTCTTTACCGCATTCTATATGTTCCGTCTGTTCTTCCTGACATTTGCAGGGAAGGCACGTGGCAAGCACGAAGCGCACGAATCTCCAGGAGTCATGACAGGCCCGCTCTTGGTCTTGGCATTGCTTGCGGTTGTTGCAGGCTTTGTGAATACACCGTACGCGCCATTACTCTCTGATTGGTTGTTGTCAACGAACACGGGGACGGCGATCACGAGCATATTTGGGGGAGGCAGTGAGCACGCAGCAGCTTGGTTGCAGATTGTGGCACTGTTGATCTCTATTCTCGGAGTCGTGTTGGCTTACCTGATGTACGGCAAGAAATCCATCTCCTCGGACACCATTCCAGAAACAATGCCGTGGCTCTATCAGCTCTCATACAAGAAGTACTACATCGATGAGCTGTATCACAACGTCATTGTTCGTCCACTTGGCTGGATTGGATTCGTCCTGGATGTATTTGATAAGTACATTGTGGATGGTTTGGTTGGATTGACAGCAAAAATTACCCAAGGAATCGGATCTTTGCACGCAAGAGTACAAAGTGGGCAGATTCAGTCCTATGGGGCAATGGTCATATTCGGTCTGTTACTATTGATCATCGCCATCAGTTTGACGGCCAAGGGAGGTGGACTCTTTGGGTAA